The genomic stretch TTCCATTTATTATTTTGTTTAAATATTTCTAAAACAAATTCATATCAACGTTGCCTCCTGAAACTACTATTCCTACATGCTTGCTATCTTTCCATGCAGGATTTTTCTGAAAAGTGTTCGATAGAACAGCTGCAAGGCCAATTGCTGCACTTGGTTCTACAACAATCTTAAGAATATTAAAACAAAGCTTCATGGCTTTAATAATTTCAGTGTCTTCCACGACTATTATGTCGTCAACAAGATCTCGTACGACAGGCCTGTGCCATAGAAAACTCAACAAATTAATCGAAAGAGAGCACAAAAATATACTTCTTTTTATAATACATATGATAGGCAGAGATTTGATTTTACCATGTGACATCTCCGAGAAATGCTCGAAGTCCGTCTGCTATAGTGTCGGTCTCCCGCAATGTTATTATCCTCCCGGCTGCTTTTGATCGCGCTGCGTCATCAGCTCCTTTAGGCTCAGCGCCCAAAATACGAATAGCCGGGTTTATGGCCTTGGCAGCTAATGCAACTCCGGCTAACATGCCTCCGCCTGGTTGCATTTTGTTGGAATTTTAAGTAGAGGATACTAAAATCTATGCAAATTTTAAAACATTTAAATGATGGattacataaaataaaataaaagcaaaCAAACCACTTATTGGTACAACAATGGTATCGATTTTCGGGGCTTGTTCCAGAATCTCCAAAGATATAGTACCCTGGCCACTGCAAGATCAATCAAACATTTCAAACACTAAAGATCAATGGCAAGTCACTAATACATATAACATATATTTTGGACATTATTAATTCTACCTCATTATGCGGCCATCATTAGAAGAAGGTATAAGGATAGCACCGATTTCTTGACGCAATTTATTCGCAACTTCTATCCTCGACCGCATATTGGTCTCAGAGAAGTTAACCCTACCATCATAACGCTTAATATTCTCAACTTTACAAGTTGGTGCATTGTTTGGAACAACAATGTATGCAGGGACTCCTCTTAGTTTTGCTGCCAGAGACAATGCGGCAGCATGATTTCCACTGATTTCGGAAAACAACATCAAGAAGAGAAATAAGTTTACTGAATCAGATATTGAAAAAACAACTTATGTAATTACTACATAAAACAAACCTGCTGTGTGTTATAACACCTTTAGAAATAGCTTCATCAGGGAGAGAGAAAACTGCATTGCAGGCACCTCTGAACTTAAAAGCTCCACTAATGGCCATAGAATacaaaaataaatattatatagATTTTTTGCTTTATTTTTTTTTAAGAATATAACAATAGATAGAGTAAACTAATAATGACTGCAAAAATCAAAAAGTCATCAT from Lathyrus oleraceus cultivar Zhongwan6 chromosome 7, CAAS_Psat_ZW6_1.0, whole genome shotgun sequence encodes the following:
- the LOC127107242 gene encoding serine racemase, which codes for MSKGKYAADISSIQEAYTRIKSYVIKTPIISSTSLDDISRRQLYFKCENFQKSGAFKFRGACNAVFSLPDEAISKGVITHSSGNHAAALSLAAKLRGVPAYIVVPNNAPTCKVENIKRYDGRVNFSETNMRSRIEVANKLRQEIGAILIPSSNDGRIMSGQGTISLEILEQAPKIDTIVVPISGGGMLAGVALAAKAINPAIRILGAEPKGADDAARSKAAGRIITLRETDTIADGLRAFLGDVTWPVVRDLVDDIIVVEDTEIIKAMKLCFNILKIVVEPSAAIGLAAVLSNTFQKNPAWKDSKHVGIVVSGGNVDMNLF